One Edaphobacter flagellatus genomic region harbors:
- a CDS encoding anti-sigma factor, with amino-acid sequence MKNSNHYNDEELIAYYYGESAGTEMEQHLFACPECARNYAAIQRDLSEIAAPVTPDRDAEYGQRVWDSIRGSLRAYEAPQKRSWFSLPVFGPWKAIGVAAACLLVIATAFFAGRQWEQHKTQGPAVAGNAASEQAKQRVVLVVLGDHLDRSERLLVELRHAEPSTEGVVQAEARDLLAANRLYRESIKQAGDPTLANALDHLERVLIEVSNEPAGLSQARLDELQKEMNTDGLLFEVRVLRSRVQGDVEQRGSRPSATKGVSI; translated from the coding sequence ATGAAGAACAGTAATCACTACAACGACGAAGAGTTGATCGCGTACTACTACGGCGAATCAGCCGGCACGGAGATGGAGCAGCATCTGTTTGCGTGCCCGGAATGCGCGCGCAACTATGCAGCGATCCAGCGTGACCTGTCTGAGATAGCTGCGCCGGTAACACCGGACCGCGACGCAGAGTATGGGCAAAGAGTGTGGGACTCCATTCGCGGCTCGCTGCGCGCCTATGAAGCGCCGCAGAAACGAAGCTGGTTCTCGCTTCCGGTATTTGGTCCATGGAAGGCTATCGGTGTTGCCGCTGCATGCTTGCTGGTAATTGCCACGGCGTTTTTTGCGGGAAGGCAGTGGGAGCAGCATAAGACGCAGGGGCCTGCGGTTGCGGGCAATGCGGCGAGCGAGCAGGCCAAACAGCGCGTCGTTCTTGTTGTACTTGGCGATCACCTGGATCGCTCCGAGCGCCTGCTCGTTGAGCTGAGGCATGCTGAGCCTTCGACGGAAGGAGTGGTGCAGGCTGAGGCCCGCGATCTTCTCGCTGCCAATCGGCTCTATCGCGAAAGCATCAAGCAGGCGGGCGATCCCACGCTTGCGAATGCGCTGGACCATCTGGAGCGCGTGCTGATTGAGGTTTCCAACGAGCCAGCAGGTCTTTCCCAGGCGCGGCTCGATGAGTTGCAGAAAGAAATGAATACAGACGGCCTTCTCTTCGAAGTTCGCGTCCTCCGCTCCCGGGTGCAGGGAGACGTGGAACAGAGAGGGAGCAGGCCGTCAGCTACGAAAGGGGTATCCATCTAA
- a CDS encoding HEAT repeat domain-containing protein, producing MKVTFVLPALFASALFAPATVYALQPIVGEPITLVGEISAVDDRNSQYAEGTRAINEGRWADAGTIFSKIAAQHGDRADGALYWKAYAENKAGQSSSALKTCSSLGQAYPKSRYITDCDALRVEIQGAGAHTITGGRFNSPSGRHNAQESSNPDEDLKLLALNAVMQQDESRALPIIQQILNGNGSDRLKERALFVLTQSNSPQAQQTLEQIVRGQSNPALQIKAIRMFAALEGKRSVDTLADVYQRSSDEGVKRTILQSYLVTGSSDKLLVAARGEQNPELVRSAVRSLGAMGATSDLSTLYHDSKDQRMKTEIINAFIAAGPKGADELKSIATTEQDPELRRRAIRNLGASGGASAAPALLAAYQSSPDVESKKAAIDGLFISNSAHELVTLARAEKDPDLKQAIATKLSIMHNKEATDYMMEILNK from the coding sequence ATGAAAGTCACATTTGTTCTTCCAGCCTTGTTTGCGTCCGCACTTTTTGCACCCGCAACTGTTTATGCGCTTCAGCCGATTGTGGGCGAACCCATCACGCTTGTTGGAGAGATTTCCGCAGTAGATGATCGCAACAGTCAGTATGCCGAGGGTACGCGAGCGATTAACGAAGGCCGCTGGGCCGATGCTGGAACAATTTTCTCGAAGATTGCTGCGCAGCATGGCGACCGCGCCGACGGCGCGCTCTACTGGAAGGCGTATGCGGAAAATAAGGCGGGTCAGTCCTCCAGTGCGCTTAAAACCTGCTCCAGTCTTGGGCAGGCTTATCCAAAGAGCCGCTACATCACCGATTGCGATGCTCTGCGCGTCGAAATTCAAGGCGCCGGTGCTCACACAATCACAGGTGGTCGCTTTAATTCTCCGAGTGGCCGCCACAATGCGCAAGAGTCGTCGAATCCAGACGAAGACCTCAAGCTGCTAGCGCTCAACGCTGTCATGCAGCAGGACGAGTCGCGCGCTCTGCCGATTATTCAGCAGATCCTTAACGGCAATGGCTCCGACCGGCTTAAGGAACGCGCACTTTTCGTGCTGACGCAGAGTAACTCGCCGCAGGCACAGCAGACGCTCGAACAGATTGTCCGCGGTCAGTCCAATCCTGCACTGCAGATCAAGGCCATTCGTATGTTTGCCGCGTTGGAAGGTAAGCGCTCTGTTGACACGCTCGCTGATGTCTATCAGCGCTCCAGTGATGAAGGGGTGAAGCGGACGATCCTCCAGTCTTATCTCGTCACCGGCTCTTCCGACAAGCTGCTTGTAGCGGCGCGTGGAGAGCAGAATCCAGAACTGGTGAGATCGGCTGTGCGCTCCCTTGGGGCGATGGGTGCCACCTCCGATCTCTCCACGCTCTATCACGACAGTAAGGATCAACGGATGAAGACCGAAATTATCAACGCTTTCATCGCCGCTGGTCCGAAGGGAGCCGATGAGCTCAAATCCATCGCCACAACGGAGCAGGATCCCGAACTTCGCCGCCGCGCCATCCGCAACTTGGGTGCATCCGGTGGAGCATCGGCCGCTCCGGCGCTCCTTGCTGCCTACCAGAGCAGCCCCGATGTTGAATCGAAGAAAGCAGCAATTGACGGTCTGTTTATCTCGAACAGTGCGCACGAGCTGGTCACGCTTGCCCGCGCCGAGAAAGACCCTGATCTCAAGCAGGCTATCGCCACCAAGCTCAGCATCATGCACAACAAGGAAGCGACCGACTACATGATGGAGATCCTCAACAAGTAG
- a CDS encoding HEAT repeat domain-containing protein, which translates to MYVLIRLDHGAITKIRPANAGCRLNAGGVPFTWLTGVKPEDSVHYLAQVATQQANENRVAEGALVALAQHETPAATTELSSMATSSSSPRLREKAAFWLAAERGHDGLLALQKLVHSEQDPKLREKLAFDFSINHDPASTDELLSLAKNDSNAGVRGQAIFWLAQKAGKKASEAIANAIENDPEQQVKKKAVFALSQLPKDEGVPQLIHVAETNSNPAVRKDAFFWLGQSGDPRALAYLESVLKR; encoded by the coding sequence ATGTACGTGCTCATCCGCCTCGATCACGGAGCGATTACGAAGATCAGGCCAGCCAATGCTGGTTGCCGCCTGAATGCAGGAGGCGTCCCTTTCACCTGGCTTACCGGCGTCAAGCCAGAGGACAGTGTGCACTATCTCGCGCAGGTCGCGACGCAGCAGGCGAACGAGAATCGCGTGGCCGAAGGTGCGCTGGTTGCTCTCGCTCAACACGAAACTCCTGCAGCGACAACGGAGCTGTCCTCGATGGCGACATCTTCCAGTTCTCCTCGCCTGCGCGAGAAAGCGGCCTTCTGGCTCGCAGCCGAGCGCGGACATGACGGACTGCTCGCTCTGCAAAAACTGGTTCATAGCGAGCAGGATCCGAAGCTGCGTGAAAAGCTGGCCTTCGATTTCTCGATCAACCATGATCCGGCATCGACTGATGAGCTTCTGTCGCTTGCGAAGAACGACTCCAATGCGGGAGTGCGCGGCCAGGCGATCTTCTGGCTTGCGCAGAAAGCCGGAAAGAAAGCTTCAGAGGCAATTGCTAATGCTATTGAGAACGATCCTGAGCAACAGGTGAAAAAGAAGGCAGTCTTCGCACTCAGCCAGTTGCCAAAGGACGAGGGTGTTCCGCAGTTGATTCACGTAGCGGAGACGAATTCCAATCCTGCAGTTCGTAAGGATGCCTTTTTCTGGCTGGGGCAATCCGGCGATCCCAGAGCGCTTGCTTATCTGGAATCGGTGCTCAAACGCTGA